In Pedobacter sp. WC2423, the following are encoded in one genomic region:
- a CDS encoding aldehyde dehydrogenase family protein, producing the protein MERPAFKSHYDNFIGGKFVPPVKGIYFDNISPVDGKVFTKAARSSKEDVELALDAAHEAFKTWSKSSPTYRSNILLKVAQKIEDNLTYLATIETIDNGKAIRETLAADLPLVVDHFRYFAGVIRGEEGTIAEHDEHTVSIVLHEPIGVVAQIIPWNFPLLMATWKIAPALAAGCCTVVKPAEQTPVSIIILMELIGDILPPGVLNIVNGYGLEVGKPLATSSRISKVAFTGSTTSGRLIMQYAAENIIPSTMELGGKSPNIFFDSVGAQDDEFFDKAVEGAVMFALNQGEVCTCPSRLLIQEGLYDKFISRVIERTKAIKTLNPLDQESMMGAQTSNEQYQKILSYIKIGIEEGAEVLTGGGINKLPGELETGYYIEPTIFKGHNKMRIFQEEIFGPVLCVTTFKTVEEAIEIANDTLYGLGAGVWTRDAHELYQVPRAIQAGRVWVNQYHSYPAHAPFGGYKKSGFGRENHKMMLDHYRSVKNMLISYDKNKLGFF; encoded by the coding sequence ATGGAAAGACCGGCATTTAAATCCCATTATGATAATTTTATCGGAGGCAAGTTTGTACCACCAGTAAAAGGTATCTATTTTGATAACATATCCCCTGTAGACGGGAAAGTATTTACAAAGGCAGCAAGATCAAGCAAAGAAGACGTGGAGCTGGCACTGGATGCAGCACATGAAGCTTTTAAAACCTGGAGTAAAAGTTCTCCAACCTACAGGAGTAATATCCTGTTGAAAGTTGCGCAGAAAATAGAAGATAATTTAACTTACCTCGCCACAATTGAAACCATCGATAATGGTAAAGCGATCAGAGAAACATTAGCGGCAGATTTACCGCTGGTAGTAGATCACTTCAGATATTTTGCCGGGGTGATCAGAGGTGAAGAAGGTACTATAGCAGAGCATGATGAACACACAGTAAGTATTGTGCTGCACGAGCCAATAGGCGTTGTGGCTCAGATTATACCCTGGAACTTTCCTTTACTGATGGCCACCTGGAAAATAGCACCGGCATTAGCTGCGGGCTGCTGTACAGTTGTTAAACCAGCAGAACAGACTCCAGTGTCAATTATTATTTTAATGGAACTGATTGGAGATATTCTTCCTCCCGGTGTATTAAATATTGTCAATGGCTATGGTCTGGAAGTTGGGAAACCTTTAGCTACCTCTTCAAGAATCTCTAAAGTTGCCTTTACCGGCAGTACCACTTCAGGTCGTTTAATCATGCAATATGCTGCTGAAAACATTATTCCATCAACTATGGAGTTAGGCGGTAAATCACCAAATATATTTTTTGATTCTGTAGGCGCCCAGGATGATGAATTTTTTGATAAAGCAGTAGAAGGAGCGGTTATGTTCGCATTGAATCAAGGTGAAGTTTGTACCTGTCCATCCCGTTTATTAATACAGGAAGGTCTTTACGATAAATTTATCAGTCGTGTTATTGAGCGGACAAAGGCCATCAAAACATTAAACCCACTGGATCAGGAAAGTATGATGGGTGCGCAGACTTCCAATGAGCAGTATCAAAAAATATTATCTTATATCAAAATAGGAATTGAAGAAGGAGCAGAAGTACTGACCGGAGGAGGAATCAATAAATTACCGGGAGAGCTGGAAACAGGGTACTATATTGAACCAACGATCTTTAAAGGGCATAACAAAATGCGGATTTTTCAGGAAGAAATATTCGGCCCTGTCCTTTGTGTAACCACATTTAAAACAGTAGAAGAAGCTATTGAAATTGCAAATGATACTTTATATGGGTTAGGTGCCGGCGTATGGACACGTGATGCACATGAGTTATATCAGGTGCCACGTGCTATCCAGGCTGGTCGTGTATGGGTGAACCAATATCACTCTTATCCAGCCCATGCGCCATTCGGTGGTTATAAAAAATCCGGATTTGGCAGAGAGAACCATAAAATGATGCTGGACCATTACAGAAGTGTTAAGAATATGCTGATCTCTTATGACAAGAACAAATTAGGGTTCTTTTAA
- a CDS encoding 2,3-butanediol dehydrogenase, whose product MSVPAMKAARWYAAKDIRVEDAPIPSTGSKQVKIEVQYAGICGSDLHEYAHGPMLIPADVPYPLNGHIGVTTLGHEFSGVVTEVGEEVKQVKAGDRVVVEPLFRNPESPFIVTGEYNLSEPLGFIGLTSNGGFAKFVVVEDYMVHPIPDNMSFEQGALVEPAAVAVYAVKSSGLKLGQSCVIFGAGPIGLLCVQAAIAAGAATVIVVDVAEKRLDKALEIGATRVINGKEKDVSAQVKQLTAGGADIYIDAAGVQATYDAGIASLKNGGTALLVALFGKPVTTNAFDQVVREITIKGTIAYRNIFPEVIQLIHTGRMPVEKLVTARIELENIVEEGFEALLNNPTQVKILVKIAK is encoded by the coding sequence ATGTCAGTTCCTGCTATGAAAGCTGCCCGTTGGTATGCTGCTAAAGATATTAGAGTAGAAGATGCCCCAATACCCTCCACTGGTAGTAAACAAGTGAAAATAGAAGTGCAGTACGCAGGTATTTGTGGGTCTGATTTGCATGAATATGCACATGGGCCGATGTTGATTCCTGCTGATGTGCCTTATCCTTTAAACGGACATATTGGCGTAACCACTTTAGGTCATGAATTCTCGGGCGTGGTAACCGAAGTTGGAGAAGAAGTTAAACAAGTGAAAGCAGGAGACAGGGTCGTTGTAGAACCTCTTTTCAGAAACCCTGAAAGTCCCTTTATTGTGACTGGTGAGTATAATCTGTCAGAACCTCTGGGTTTTATCGGACTGACTTCGAACGGTGGTTTTGCGAAGTTTGTTGTCGTAGAAGATTATATGGTACATCCTATTCCGGACAACATGAGTTTTGAGCAGGGAGCATTGGTTGAACCAGCTGCGGTAGCTGTATATGCGGTAAAAAGCAGTGGATTAAAGCTTGGGCAATCCTGTGTTATATTTGGAGCCGGGCCGATTGGGTTACTCTGTGTACAGGCTGCAATTGCGGCTGGTGCTGCAACCGTGATCGTTGTAGATGTTGCCGAAAAACGTTTAGATAAAGCGCTTGAAATTGGCGCTACCCGGGTCATCAATGGAAAAGAGAAGGATGTGTCAGCTCAGGTTAAGCAATTAACTGCTGGCGGTGCGGATATTTATATTGATGCGGCGGGCGTGCAGGCAACTTATGATGCTGGAATTGCTAGTTTGAAAAATGGAGGTACTGCTTTATTAGTCGCTCTTTTTGGAAAACCGGTCACAACGAATGCTTTTGATCAGGTTGTACGTGAAATTACCATTAAGGGGACTATAGCTTACCGGAACATCTTTCCGGAAGTAATTCAACTGATTCATACTGGCAGAATGCCTGTTGAAAAGCTAGTAACTGCAAGAATTGAGCTTGAAAATATCGTAGAAGAAGGGTTTGAAGCATTGCTGAACAATCCTACACAGGTGAAAATATTGGTTAAAATTGCTAAATAA
- a CDS encoding DUF779 domain-containing protein, with the protein MSSKRILVTEKAIGVINQLKAEHGELFFHQSGGCCEGSYPHCFEKGGFLIGSNDVCLGEIEGCKFYMAGDQFEYWKHTQLTLDVMEGRAAGFSLESTLDVGFIIHSRLFTEEELKTLEPVNSGPEE; encoded by the coding sequence ATGAGCAGCAAGAGAATCTTAGTTACAGAAAAAGCCATAGGTGTAATCAATCAATTGAAAGCTGAACACGGTGAGCTGTTTTTTCATCAGAGCGGTGGATGTTGTGAAGGATCCTATCCGCATTGTTTTGAAAAAGGAGGTTTTCTGATAGGATCCAATGATGTTTGTCTTGGAGAGATTGAAGGATGTAAGTTTTATATGGCTGGAGATCAGTTTGAATACTGGAAACATACCCAGCTTACTTTAGATGTTATGGAAGGGAGAGCCGCCGGTTTCTCCCTTGAATCAACCCTGGATGTTGGATTTATAATACATTCAAGGCTGTTTACCGAAGAAGAATTGAAGACGTTGGAGCCTGTAAATTCTGGCCCGGAAGAATAA
- a CDS encoding ester cyclase, translated as METQLEQNKTVVRRFNLEVIEQGNLESFKELMDDRFINHTAPQGSDNGPEGMIFTFNQVLRPAFPDLKVTIYDQIAEGELVTTRKTITGTHNGIFMGMPPTGKKVAIQVIDIVKVVDGKYTEHWGINTLSTVLTQLATDYVIKQPVITHPETESIISNLFDKNSEI; from the coding sequence ATGGAAACTCAACTTGAACAAAACAAAACAGTAGTGAGGCGCTTTAATCTCGAAGTTATTGAACAAGGTAACCTGGAAAGCTTTAAAGAATTGATGGATGACCGGTTTATTAATCATACGGCTCCTCAGGGAAGCGATAACGGTCCCGAAGGAATGATTTTTACATTTAATCAGGTCTTAAGACCCGCTTTCCCTGACCTGAAAGTTACGATCTATGATCAGATTGCAGAAGGAGAATTGGTAACTACCCGTAAAACAATTACAGGAACACACAACGGTATCTTTATGGGAATGCCACCTACCGGAAAAAAAGTTGCAATTCAGGTCATAGATATTGTAAAGGTTGTGGACGGTAAATACACCGAACACTGGGGAATAAATACACTTTCCACTGTGCTCACGCAACTTGCTACAGATTATGTCATTAAACAGCCAGTTATAACTCATCCGGAAACAGAATCAATCATCAGTAACTTATTTGATAAAAATTCAGAAATTTAG
- a CDS encoding GMC family oxidoreductase — protein sequence MNEFQIKKSDVEYDAIIVGSGAGGGMAGYVLANAGQKVLMLEAGAYFDPRLDAQQLKWPWESPRRGAGTVRPFGDFDAAYGGWELDGEPYTQKNNSEFAWFRSRMLGGRTNHWGRISLRMGPEDFQCKDGLTDNWPVTYEEIKPFYDKVDRLIGIYGTVEGIESEPDGIFMAPPKPRLNELFIKKAAKKNGVTVIPGRGSVLTEALPNNKDRAPCFYCGQCGRSCKVYGDFSSSSCLVIPAVKTGNLTVITNAMVREVLTDKGGLATGVSYVDKTTMEEHQVRGKVVILGASACESARLLLNSKSVAHPNGLANNSNVVGKYLHDSTGASLSGFLPQLMDRKRYNEDGVGSVHIYSPWWLDNKKLDFPRGYHIEYGGGLHMPGYGFGGGIENMNGAVPARDGKMKEAGGYGVGLKDDYRRFFGTQVGMAGRGTAIARESNYCEIDPKVVDKYGIPVLRFNYKWAVEEVKQAKHMQETFQEMMHTMGAIVTSKVHGPEDNYGLEAPGKIIHEVGTVRMGDDPKKSALNKWCQAHDCKNLFVVDAAPFVQQGDKNATWTILALSMRTAEYILAEKKKLNLS from the coding sequence ATGAACGAATTTCAAATTAAAAAGTCAGACGTCGAATATGACGCCATAATAGTTGGATCCGGAGCGGGTGGAGGTATGGCAGGATATGTGCTGGCCAATGCCGGTCAAAAAGTGCTGATGCTTGAAGCAGGAGCTTATTTTGATCCACGTCTGGATGCACAGCAACTAAAATGGCCATGGGAATCTCCAAGGCGTGGTGCAGGAACTGTACGCCCATTTGGAGATTTTGATGCTGCTTATGGAGGTTGGGAACTTGATGGAGAACCTTACACCCAAAAAAATAATTCTGAATTCGCCTGGTTCCGTTCAAGGATGCTGGGAGGAAGAACCAATCACTGGGGACGTATCTCTTTGAGGATGGGACCAGAGGACTTTCAGTGTAAAGACGGACTGACAGACAACTGGCCTGTTACTTATGAGGAAATCAAGCCATTTTATGATAAAGTAGACCGGTTAATCGGTATCTATGGAACTGTAGAAGGTATCGAAAGCGAGCCGGATGGTATTTTTATGGCACCGCCAAAACCAAGGTTAAATGAGCTGTTTATAAAAAAAGCAGCGAAAAAGAACGGGGTAACTGTTATTCCAGGCCGTGGTTCGGTATTAACAGAAGCGTTGCCAAATAATAAAGATCGTGCCCCTTGTTTCTACTGTGGGCAATGCGGCAGAAGCTGTAAAGTTTATGGTGATTTTTCTTCTTCGTCCTGCCTGGTTATACCAGCAGTAAAAACAGGAAATCTGACCGTGATCACCAATGCAATGGTACGTGAAGTACTTACAGATAAAGGCGGTCTGGCTACCGGTGTATCTTACGTAGATAAAACTACGATGGAGGAACATCAGGTAAGAGGAAAAGTGGTTATCCTTGGTGCAAGTGCCTGCGAATCTGCTCGTTTGTTGTTAAATTCTAAATCTGTAGCGCACCCCAACGGTCTGGCTAATAACAGTAATGTAGTTGGTAAATATCTGCATGACTCTACAGGTGCAAGTTTAAGCGGATTTCTGCCACAACTCATGGATCGTAAACGTTATAACGAAGATGGAGTAGGTAGTGTACACATTTACTCTCCATGGTGGCTTGACAATAAAAAATTGGACTTCCCGCGTGGTTACCATATTGAATACGGCGGTGGATTACATATGCCTGGCTACGGCTTTGGTGGTGGTATAGAGAACATGAACGGTGCTGTACCCGCAAGAGATGGTAAAATGAAAGAAGCCGGTGGATACGGTGTCGGATTAAAAGATGATTACAGACGCTTCTTTGGTACACAAGTAGGTATGGCCGGACGTGGAACAGCGATCGCCAGAGAATCTAATTACTGCGAAATAGATCCTAAAGTAGTGGACAAATACGGTATTCCTGTGTTGCGTTTTAACTATAAATGGGCTGTTGAAGAAGTGAAACAAGCCAAACATATGCAGGAAACCTTCCAGGAAATGATGCATACTATGGGGGCTATTGTGACTTCAAAAGTTCATGGCCCGGAAGATAACTACGGATTAGAAGCCCCGGGTAAAATTATCCATGAAGTAGGTACTGTCAGAATGGGAGATGATCCAAAAAAATCTGCTTTAAATAAATGGTGTCAGGCACACGATTGTAAAAATCTGTTTGTGGTGGATGCTGCCCCTTTTGTACAACAGGGTGATAAAAATGCAACCTGGACTATTCTGGCGCTATCGATGCGTACAGCAGAATATATCCTTGCAGAAAAGAAAAAATTAAATCTGAGCTAA
- a CDS encoding gluconate 2-dehydrogenase subunit 3 family protein, translating to MNRRESLKALGLTAISSAVLLEACKPGALKTDKAADEKAAAQPGREAFEVERDNALNAAKFFNAHEMATIAILSDIIIPKDGKSGSATDAKVPEFIEFIVKDIPDHQIPMRGGLKWLDIQCLNRFQQTFKDASEKQRIEMVEDIAYPKKVKPGMQQGAAFFSLMRDLTASGFFTTEMGVKDLGYAGNVPNKWTGVPADVLKQYGMENV from the coding sequence ATGAACAGACGTGAATCACTTAAAGCCCTGGGCTTAACGGCTATAAGTTCAGCAGTATTGCTGGAAGCTTGTAAACCAGGAGCGCTTAAAACAGATAAGGCGGCAGATGAAAAAGCTGCCGCTCAACCGGGCAGAGAAGCTTTCGAAGTAGAAAGAGACAACGCTTTAAATGCAGCAAAGTTTTTCAATGCACATGAGATGGCTACCATTGCTATCCTTTCAGATATTATTATTCCGAAGGATGGAAAATCCGGAAGTGCCACAGATGCTAAAGTGCCTGAATTTATTGAATTTATTGTTAAAGATATTCCAGACCATCAGATACCTATGCGCGGCGGATTAAAATGGTTGGACATCCAGTGTCTTAACCGTTTTCAGCAAACATTTAAAGATGCTTCAGAAAAACAGCGTATTGAGATGGTAGAAGATATTGCCTATCCGAAAAAAGTTAAACCTGGAATGCAGCAGGGCGCAGCTTTTTTCAGCCTGATGAGAGATTTGACGGCCTCTGGATTTTTTACTACAGAAATGGGTGTCAAAGATTTGGGATATGCAGGTAACGTACCCAATAAATGGACTGGGGTACCTGCCGATGTATTGAAGCAATACGGAATGGAGAATGTTTAA
- a CDS encoding gluconate:H+ symporter, whose translation MTLIIVLLCILLLIVMVSAMRINAFLSFLIVSIIAGIALGIPLNKIAGSVEKGIGDVLGSLLIIITVGAMLGKLVADSGAAQRIAAVIMNICGEKYIQWGVVVTGFLIGIPLFYGIGFVLMIPLIFSVVYKYKLPAIYIGLPMLAALSVTHGFLPPHPSPSALVIQFKANMGLTLLYGLIVAIPAIVIGGPLFARTLKHIPSTPLKSFVPADKPEHELPGTFNSFFTALLPVLLLVIAAVLSFSAKQAPGLNNLMGLAGESNVVMLIALITATLTLGVFQGKKMTYIMELYGEAIKDVALILLIIGGSGALKQILVDSGVSAQIATMLKELHMQPLFLGWLITAVIRFCVGSATVAGLTTAGIILPLMVATNTNPNLMVLAVGAGSLMFSHVNDAGFWMFKEYFNLSLKNTFKSWALMESIVGIVGLIGVLLLNQII comes from the coding sequence ATGACCCTGATTATTGTACTGCTTTGTATCCTGTTATTAATTGTAATGGTGTCCGCCATGCGGATCAATGCTTTTCTTTCTTTCCTGATCGTATCTATCATTGCCGGCATCGCGCTGGGTATCCCGCTCAATAAAATTGCCGGCTCTGTCGAAAAAGGAATAGGCGATGTGCTGGGTTCATTACTCATTATTATTACCGTAGGTGCGATGCTGGGAAAACTGGTTGCCGATAGTGGGGCAGCTCAGCGGATCGCTGCTGTGATTATGAACATCTGCGGAGAAAAGTACATTCAATGGGGCGTAGTGGTCACCGGATTTTTAATTGGTATCCCGCTTTTTTACGGAATAGGATTTGTATTAATGATTCCGTTAATCTTTTCCGTAGTCTATAAATATAAACTGCCGGCAATTTATATTGGTCTGCCTATGCTGGCTGCCCTTTCTGTGACCCATGGATTTCTTCCACCACACCCTTCACCATCTGCTTTAGTGATACAATTCAAAGCGAATATGGGGCTTACTTTGTTGTACGGTTTAATCGTTGCCATACCTGCAATTGTGATTGGCGGGCCGCTTTTTGCCAGAACACTAAAACATATTCCTTCTACTCCATTAAAAAGCTTCGTTCCGGCCGATAAACCTGAGCACGAATTGCCAGGTACTTTCAATAGTTTCTTTACAGCCCTTTTACCAGTTTTATTACTCGTTATTGCCGCTGTATTATCCTTTTCTGCTAAGCAGGCACCTGGATTAAATAACCTGATGGGACTTGCAGGCGAATCAAATGTGGTGATGCTGATTGCTTTAATTACTGCAACGCTGACACTGGGGGTTTTCCAGGGAAAGAAAATGACTTATATTATGGAGCTCTATGGAGAAGCCATTAAAGATGTGGCCCTTATTCTGCTGATTATTGGTGGCTCGGGCGCATTAAAACAGATACTCGTAGATAGTGGTGTAAGTGCACAAATTGCAACTATGTTAAAAGAACTGCACATGCAACCCCTGTTTCTTGGGTGGCTCATTACAGCTGTTATCCGGTTTTGTGTTGGTTCAGCCACAGTGGCCGGCTTAACCACCGCAGGTATTATCCTGCCGCTGATGGTCGCTACCAATACCAATCCTAATCTGATGGTACTGGCAGTAGGAGCGGGAAGCTTAATGTTCTCTCACGTAAACGATGCCGGATTCTGGATGTTCAAAGAATACTTCAACCTTAGTCTGAAAAATACGTTTAAATCATGGGCATTGATGGAATCAATAGTTGGGATAGTGGGACTGATCGGCGTACTTTTATTAAATCAAATTATCTAA
- a CDS encoding RidA family protein, whose translation MENLSAEAQFAKLGLTLPPAPTPLGVYKPYLIDGKYLYLSGHGPVNDDKSLIIGRIGADLDQEEGKLAARQVGLTMLSTIKTNLGTLNRIKRVIKVLGMVNCTPDFEKHPFIINGCSELFAKVWGEENGIGTRSAVGFGSLPDNIPVEIEAMFELHE comes from the coding sequence ATGGAAAACTTAAGTGCAGAAGCGCAATTTGCAAAATTAGGATTAACACTGCCACCAGCACCAACACCTCTTGGAGTTTATAAACCATATTTGATTGATGGTAAATACCTTTACTTGTCCGGACATGGGCCTGTTAATGATGATAAAAGCCTGATTATTGGCCGTATCGGTGCTGATCTGGATCAGGAAGAAGGTAAACTGGCAGCAAGACAAGTTGGTCTGACCATGTTATCCACTATTAAAACTAACCTGGGTACATTGAACCGCATAAAAAGAGTGATCAAAGTTTTAGGCATGGTCAATTGTACGCCGGACTTCGAAAAACACCCCTTTATTATCAATGGATGCAGTGAGTTATTTGCAAAAGTATGGGGAGAAGAAAACGGAATAGGTACACGCAGTGCTGTAGGCTTTGGCTCATTGCCTGATAATATTCCGGTAGAAATTGAAGCAATGTTCGAATTACATGAATAA
- a CDS encoding D-TA family PLP-dependent enzyme, whose amino-acid sequence MNNMAADWYLIDDVEQLDSPALVFYQERITANIETLKQSINHIKRLRPHVKTHKTIEITQQLLAAGITKFKCATIAEAEMLGLCKAPDVLLAYQPAGPKIDRFIQLIKTYPDTAFSCLIDNEFSLKEIAHAAIASGVIIRVFLDLNVGMNRTGILPGEQASALYEVATAEKGVEISGLHAYDGHIHDADYTLREKQVAVILASIGELTKQMVCKGMAEPVIIAGGTPTFPIYAKLDYAECSPGTFILWDKGYQDAFAEQDYLTAALVITRVISLTSATKITVDLGHKAVAAENLLKKRVHFLNAPTAEAVSQSEEHLVLELGADHGFRIGDVLYGLPVHICPTVALYGNANIINNHKLTEGWRIISRERKINI is encoded by the coding sequence ATGAATAATATGGCGGCAGACTGGTATTTAATTGACGACGTGGAACAGCTGGATTCGCCAGCCCTGGTATTTTACCAGGAAAGAATAACTGCGAATATTGAAACACTAAAGCAAAGCATTAATCATATAAAAAGGTTAAGACCACATGTTAAAACCCATAAAACAATAGAGATCACGCAGCAGTTATTAGCGGCCGGGATCACTAAATTTAAATGTGCAACTATTGCTGAAGCAGAGATGTTAGGCCTTTGTAAAGCACCGGATGTATTGTTAGCCTATCAACCTGCAGGGCCAAAGATTGACCGGTTTATTCAATTGATCAAAACCTATCCGGATACTGCGTTCTCCTGTCTGATAGATAATGAATTCTCTCTGAAAGAGATTGCCCATGCGGCAATAGCTTCGGGAGTGATCATACGTGTTTTTCTTGACCTTAATGTTGGGATGAACAGAACTGGTATACTACCAGGTGAGCAGGCATCAGCACTTTATGAAGTTGCAACAGCCGAAAAAGGTGTGGAGATCTCAGGGCTTCATGCCTATGATGGTCACATTCATGACGCAGATTACACATTAAGAGAAAAGCAGGTCGCAGTTATATTAGCGTCCATTGGTGAATTAACTAAACAGATGGTTTGCAAAGGTATGGCAGAACCGGTAATTATTGCCGGAGGAACACCAACTTTTCCAATTTATGCAAAGCTGGACTATGCAGAATGCAGTCCGGGGACATTTATACTGTGGGACAAAGGCTATCAGGATGCTTTTGCAGAACAAGATTATCTGACGGCAGCGTTGGTGATCACCCGTGTCATTTCACTCACATCCGCTACAAAAATCACGGTAGATCTTGGGCACAAAGCAGTAGCAGCAGAGAATTTATTAAAAAAGAGGGTTCATTTCTTAAATGCACCCACCGCAGAAGCTGTAAGTCAGAGCGAAGAACACCTGGTGCTGGAGCTTGGAGCAGATCATGGTTTCCGGATCGGGGATGTCCTGTATGGTTTACCAGTACATATCTGCCCTACAGTAGCACTTTACGGCAACGCGAATATCATTAACAATCATAAACTAACAGAGGGGTGGAGGATAATTTCAAGGGAGAGGAAGATTAATATTTAA